A window from Gossypium raimondii isolate GPD5lz chromosome 7, ASM2569854v1, whole genome shotgun sequence encodes these proteins:
- the LOC105770861 gene encoding putative pectinesterase 11, producing MAPKSTSCYARVFSITLFVIFMASHGSNAATKALLIKIDPSGKGDYRKIQDAIDAVPSNNKQVVLISVKPGIYEEKIIVPANKPFITISGSNPNDTVITWNDSGNIFESPTFSVLASDFVAQYLTIQNTYGVGAKAVALRVSGDRVAFFGCRILSYQDTLLDDTGRHYYSNCYIEGAVDFICGNAASLFEKCHLHSLSEGDASITAQHRDSPSQNTGFTFLGCKITGVKTALLGRAWGPYSRVIFAFTYMSNVILPQGWDDWGDSSKQSSVFYREYKCYGPGASTKKRVEWAKELTIEEANPFLTKNMIGGKSWITSTTYRFTKLSSNAISRNNTRHHA from the exons ATGGCCCCCAAGTCTACTTCTTGCTATGCTCGTGTCTTTTCGATAACTTTATTCGTCATTTTCATGGCTAGTCATGGATCGAACGCCGCCACCAAAGCCCTACTCATAAAAATTGATCCATCGGGGAAGGGAGACTATAGGAAAATACAAGATGCCATTGATGCAGTGCCATCAAACAACAAACAAGTTGTACTCATATCTGTTAAGCCTGGAATCTACGAAGAAAAAATTATTGTGCCTGCCAATAAACCTTTCATTACAATAAGCGGTTCTAACCCAAATGACACTGTCATAACTTGGAATGATAGTGGGAATATTTTTGAATCGCCTACTTTCTCAGTTTTGGCTTCTGATTTTGTTGCCCAATACCTCACTATTCAG AATACGTATGGAGTTGGTGCCAAAGCAGTAGCATTGAGGGTATCTGGAGACAGGGTAGCTTTCTTCGGGTGCAGGATCTTATCGTACCAGGATACCTTGTTAGACGACACTGGAAGGCATTATTATAGCAATTGTTACATTGAAGGTGCTGTTGATTTCATTTGTGGGAATGCTGCTTCTCTTTTTGAG aaATGCCATTTGCATTCACTATCAGAAGGAGATGCATCAATAACAGCCCAACACAGAGACTCACCATCACAAAACACAGGATTCACTTTCTTGGGTTGCAAGATAACTGGAGTTAAGACTGCTTTACTAGGAAGGGCATGGGGTCCATATTCCAGGGTCATTTTTGCCTTCACTTATATGTCTAATGTGATTCTGCCACAAGGATGGGATGACTGGGGAGACTCATCCAAACAAAG TTCGGTGTTCTATAGAGAATACAAATGTTATGGACCTGGTGCTAGTACAAAGAAAAGGGTTGAATGGGCAAAAGAGCTGACTATCGAAGAAGCAAATCCTTTTTTGACGAAGAACATGATTGGGGGCAAGAGTTGGATTACATCAACGACATATCGTTTCACGAAATTGTCTTCAAATGCCATTTCTAGAAATAACACTCGACATCATGCCTGA